A genomic window from Punica granatum isolate Tunisia-2019 chromosome 2, ASM765513v2, whole genome shotgun sequence includes:
- the LOC116196756 gene encoding reticulon-like protein B21 isoform X1: MEMDVAGRASKVGGDGVIRGSVWETRMRMDQVKGGIKVFGVLDQEDEGDRGGAIRIEHEKRDGEEEEMGVMADKNTIPLRRIGVRGGKRRTWKPQPETFEGPIRVIGEKPDRTDGSPIELPKSRSESTGGPQEKDSAETRKGKLESLQKTGEKINNGIVSGESAEVSENGAWKQSSGSPEKVIVMNSRKKMTAKTKKPPTHHVGQFKIGPQELGRNDGGNDEEEEEDEFFDIKEISVAEQKPKTPVLEENKVRVSLFREKPTKPISAPVIKQQPCPSPVSKRPTVQPSFAKDSSHECKNDSKRQNRVHNLSDMVMWRDAPKSAVVLGLGTLFIISSSYMNDPNMCSVSAVSYLGLACLSAVFLYRSIIWSGDVDVDNISFHELGEEEVLCLTKTLLPYLNGLLRKLRALLSGDPANTMKLAVLLFVLARCGSFVTMWNMIKFGFFIAFTIPRLWSLYSTRLTDQGKYWIQLSQHMWDSCPHKKAVAAIVIVLILGFSSNFARIWTGFMLVVAFRYYQQSLVRDRRSETNGGAEEKWEGQRLTRDQTLKRREMNGLSFQLYRNQGNFAVVGSV, encoded by the exons ATGGAGATGGACGTGGCCGGGAGGGCGAGCAAAGTGGGCGGCGATGGAGTGATCAGAGGCTCCGTCTGGGAGACCCGGATGAGGATGGACCAGGTTAAAGGCGGAATCAAGGTCTTTGGTGTGCTAGACCAAGAAGACGAAGGAGACAGAGGAGGAGCTATACGCATTGAGCATGAGAAACGAGacggagaagaggaagaaatggGTGTTATGGCGGACAAGAACACAATCCCGCTGAGGAGAATTGGAGTCAGGGGAGGGAAGAGGAGGACGTGGAAGCCTCAGCCGGAGACCTTCGAGGGTCCGATTCGGGTCATCGGCGAAAAGCCAGATAGGACTGACGGCAGCCCGATTGAGCTGCCGAAGTCAAGATCTGAGTCAACCGGCGGCCCGCAGGAGAAAGACTCAGCCGAAACCAGGAAGGGAAAGTTGGAATCTTTGCAGAAAACGGGGGAGAAGATCAACAATGGCATTGTCTCCGGTGAGTCGGCGGAGGTTTCCGAAAATGGGGCGTGGAAGCAGTCTAGTGGGTCTCCAGAAAAGGTCATAGTGATGAACAGTAGAAAGAAAATGACTGCCAAAACGAAGAAGCCTCCCACTCATCATGTGGGTCAGTTCAAGATTGGTCCCCAGGAGTTGGGGCGCAATGATGGTGGtaatgatgaagaagaagaggaagacgaATTCTTCGACATAAAGGAAATCAGCGTTGCAGAACAGAAACCCAAGACCCCTGTTCTCGAGGAGAATAAGGTTCGGGTTAGCCTGTTCAGGGAAAAGCCAACAAAGCCCATTTCTGCTCCTGTCATCAAACAACAGCCTTGCCCTTCTCCTGTTTCGAAACGTCCGACGGTTCAGCCGAGTTTCGCCAAGGACTCTTCTC ATGAATGCAAGAATGATTCTAAGAGGCAGAACAGAGTCCACAATCTAT CGGATATGGTTATGTGGAGAGATGCACCGAAATCAGCAGTTGTCTTAGGATTGGGGACACTCTTCATAATCTCCTCCTCCTACATGAATGATCCCAATATGTG CTCCGTTTCTGCGGTGTCTTACCTGGGTCTGGCCTGTCTCTCTGCAGTATTTCTGTACAGATCCATCATTTGGAG tggTGATGTCGATGTTGATAATATATCATTCCATGAACTGGGAGAGGAAGAAGTACTCTGCTTAACCAAAACACTACTACCTTACTTGAATGGATTACTTAGAAAGTTGAGAGCTCTTCTTTCTGGAGACCCCGCAAATACGATGAAG TTGGCAGTTCTGCTCTTTGTCTTGGCAAGGTGTGGAAGCTTCGTCACCATGTGGAACATGATCAAGTTTG GATTTTTCATAGCATTCACCATTCCAAGACTCTGGTCTCTGTATTCCACCCGATTGACCGATCAAG GTAAATACTGGATCCAACTTTCACAACATATGTGGGACTCATGCCCTCACAAGAAAGCTGTGGCCGCCATTGTTATTGTTCTCATATTGGGATTTTCTTCCAACTTCGCGAGAATTTGGACAG GATTCATGCTTGTTGTGGCCTTTAGATATTACCAACAATCGCTAGTAAGAGATCGCCGTTCAGAGACTAATGGAGGAGCTGAAGAGAAGTGGGAAGGGCAAAG GCTCACGAGGGATCAAACTCTCAAGCGAAGGGAAATGAACGGACTGAGTTTTCAACTCTACCGAAATCAGGGGAATTTTGCAGTAGTTGGATCAGTATAA
- the LOC116196756 gene encoding reticulon-like protein B21 isoform X2, producing the protein MEMDVAGRASKVGGDGVIRGSVWETRMRMDQVKGGIKVFGVLDQEDEGDRGGAIRIEHEKRDGEEEEMGVMADKNTIPLRRIGVRGGKRRTWKPQPETFEGPIRVIGEKPDRTDGSPIELPKSRSESTGGPQEKDSAETRKGKLESLQKTGEKINNGIVSGESAEVSENGAWKQSSGSPEKVIVMNSRKKMTAKTKKPPTHHVGQFKIGPQELGRNDGGNDEEEEEDEFFDIKEISVAEQKPKTPVLEENKVRVSLFREKPTKPISAPVIKQQPCPSPVSKRPTVQPSFAKDSSHECKNDSKRQNRVHNLSDMVMWRDAPKSAVVLGLGTLFIISSSYMNDPNMCSVSAVSYLGLACLSAVFLYRSIIWSGDVDVDNISFHELGEEEVLCLTKTLLPYLNGLLRKLRALLSGDPANTMKLAVLLFVLARCGSFVTMWNMIKFGFFIAFTIPRLWSLYSTRLTDQGKYWIQLSQHMWDSCPHKKAVAAIVIVLILGFSSNFARIWTGFMLVVAFRYYQQSLVRDRRSETNGGAEEKWEGQRPIFPRVHMSSEVHPS; encoded by the exons ATGGAGATGGACGTGGCCGGGAGGGCGAGCAAAGTGGGCGGCGATGGAGTGATCAGAGGCTCCGTCTGGGAGACCCGGATGAGGATGGACCAGGTTAAAGGCGGAATCAAGGTCTTTGGTGTGCTAGACCAAGAAGACGAAGGAGACAGAGGAGGAGCTATACGCATTGAGCATGAGAAACGAGacggagaagaggaagaaatggGTGTTATGGCGGACAAGAACACAATCCCGCTGAGGAGAATTGGAGTCAGGGGAGGGAAGAGGAGGACGTGGAAGCCTCAGCCGGAGACCTTCGAGGGTCCGATTCGGGTCATCGGCGAAAAGCCAGATAGGACTGACGGCAGCCCGATTGAGCTGCCGAAGTCAAGATCTGAGTCAACCGGCGGCCCGCAGGAGAAAGACTCAGCCGAAACCAGGAAGGGAAAGTTGGAATCTTTGCAGAAAACGGGGGAGAAGATCAACAATGGCATTGTCTCCGGTGAGTCGGCGGAGGTTTCCGAAAATGGGGCGTGGAAGCAGTCTAGTGGGTCTCCAGAAAAGGTCATAGTGATGAACAGTAGAAAGAAAATGACTGCCAAAACGAAGAAGCCTCCCACTCATCATGTGGGTCAGTTCAAGATTGGTCCCCAGGAGTTGGGGCGCAATGATGGTGGtaatgatgaagaagaagaggaagacgaATTCTTCGACATAAAGGAAATCAGCGTTGCAGAACAGAAACCCAAGACCCCTGTTCTCGAGGAGAATAAGGTTCGGGTTAGCCTGTTCAGGGAAAAGCCAACAAAGCCCATTTCTGCTCCTGTCATCAAACAACAGCCTTGCCCTTCTCCTGTTTCGAAACGTCCGACGGTTCAGCCGAGTTTCGCCAAGGACTCTTCTC ATGAATGCAAGAATGATTCTAAGAGGCAGAACAGAGTCCACAATCTAT CGGATATGGTTATGTGGAGAGATGCACCGAAATCAGCAGTTGTCTTAGGATTGGGGACACTCTTCATAATCTCCTCCTCCTACATGAATGATCCCAATATGTG CTCCGTTTCTGCGGTGTCTTACCTGGGTCTGGCCTGTCTCTCTGCAGTATTTCTGTACAGATCCATCATTTGGAG tggTGATGTCGATGTTGATAATATATCATTCCATGAACTGGGAGAGGAAGAAGTACTCTGCTTAACCAAAACACTACTACCTTACTTGAATGGATTACTTAGAAAGTTGAGAGCTCTTCTTTCTGGAGACCCCGCAAATACGATGAAG TTGGCAGTTCTGCTCTTTGTCTTGGCAAGGTGTGGAAGCTTCGTCACCATGTGGAACATGATCAAGTTTG GATTTTTCATAGCATTCACCATTCCAAGACTCTGGTCTCTGTATTCCACCCGATTGACCGATCAAG GTAAATACTGGATCCAACTTTCACAACATATGTGGGACTCATGCCCTCACAAGAAAGCTGTGGCCGCCATTGTTATTGTTCTCATATTGGGATTTTCTTCCAACTTCGCGAGAATTTGGACAG GATTCATGCTTGTTGTGGCCTTTAGATATTACCAACAATCGCTAGTAAGAGATCGCCGTTCAGAGACTAATGGAGGAGCTGAAGAGAAGTGGGAAGGGCAAAG GCCCATTTTCCCAAGGGTGCATATGTCATCTGAGGTCCATCCCAGCTAA